Within Anopheles nili chromosome 3, idAnoNiliSN_F5_01, whole genome shotgun sequence, the genomic segment aacattgtttgtttaattgggCGTACCTCACCGCGGTCAAGAGCGATGCAGTAGAACGAAGGTCAGAGGCATCGTTTCGCACTTCTTCACGCTCGTTTTCGTTCTCTCGATGGGAGCTGAATTACAAAccgatcgtttcgtttcctcgtTCAAAGAGGTCACTCTGTTGCTGGAGTTGTGCATGATAATCAGCCTCGTCGGAAGTGTAGTTTGTGGATTGGGGTTTGGCAGTGCTTTGACCCTCAAACACAGCCCGGAATATGGTGACGTACATTGCGTTACGTGTTTAGAACAGACGTGTGAGAAGCAATTGCAATACACTAGCGATATCGCAAGGCATGGCGATCGTTAACCTGtagtaaaatgtgttttttaggTTGGTGAATTCAATTTTACTAAAATGATTCATGATGGCATATATTAACCATGGGGAACCTTCATACACTCTCTGCGAACGcttgatacaaaaaaaaaatgatcgattTAAGGTCACATACGTCAATaacgagataaaaaaattgtatatttcAGAATAGATTAAAACTAAAGAGATTGGACAAGTTCATTAATTCCAGTAACAAGAGTATTATGTTGTTCTTATGATTGCATCGAATATAAGGTTTAGTGATAAGTTTATGTATATCGAATTTGAGAGTCTCTAACAAGGTATTAGTATTTGaatcttttaaaaaagaacTTCACATCGCATGGCAAAGCAGTATGTGTTTCTAATTTTACTACCATAAGAACAGCGTTACAGTCATTGACAAATGCACATTTCCTCGAGGGTTGTTTCTGCTGCAGTCTGAGTGTTTGTGAAGCCAAAAAGTTCAGTGGTCGTCAAATCCCCAAACGGCGGTGTGAAAAGGAAATGTAAATGAACCCGAATCCGGAAAAAACGGCGTATGCTTATAATTAAACTTTAAACATCGGTCACGGTGCACttcagctgcagttgcagACCGGTACAGTGATTCCGGCTAGTTGCACTTTGTGCGTCAACGAGCACCGTCTGTCGGAGCACGGTGAGTGTCAGGCGATCATGGCAAGTTTAGACGAGTTCAGGACGTACCGTTCCCCGCTGAAGGACTTCTACGAAGGAAAGCACGTCCTGCTGACCGGTGGAAGCGGGTTTCTCGGAAAGCTGCTAATAGAGAAACTAATCAAGTGAGTCCGTGGCATAAAACAGGTGGAATGGTTGGGATATGGCGTCGATTAAATTCATCAACACACCACCTTCAGATGCAACGTGGCAGAGATCCTGCTAATTCTGAGATGTAAAAAGGGCCTCAGCCCCACTGAGCGGCTCGAGCAACTTCTGGGCAAAGAGTCTGTGTTCGTGAACTACGCCAAAGATCCGCAGCTGTACTTGTCGAAAATTCGGCTCATCCAGGGCGACATCAGTGAGATTGGAGTCGGGATCGCCAACGATGATCTGGCGTACATTTACGAGCGGACGAACATCATCATTCACGCAGCGGCAGACGTACGCTTTGACGAATCACTCAAGGAGTCTGTCCAGACCAACGTTCGCGGTACGCAGGAAATGTTGATGATAGCGGAAAAGTGCTCCCAGCTCGAGGTAAGCAATGAAAGCGATCGGTTTGAGTGCATCGGTTGTGTTATGACGAAATTTCCCTAGATTTTCACCTACATCTCGACGGCTTTCTCTCACTGCGTTCTGAGAGTGATCGAGGAGAAGTTCTACGAGCCTCCCATTGATCCGACGCTGTTGATCAAAGTGTCGGAAAAGGAACAAGATGCAGACGATTTCGAAATGCTATCTAAGAAAATCATCAAACCCTGGCCGAACACATACGCTTTCACGAAGTCCCTTTCCGAGGAGATCGTTCGACGGTACAGGAACAAATTGCCAGTGGCGATCATCAGACCATCCATCAGTAGGTATTACCCGGCACTCTACAAGGAGCGGCGCTAAGAGATGTCTCTCATGCTCTTCCAGTAACTACAACCAAAGAAGACCCGTTCGCCGGTTGGACAGACAACTTGTACGGCTTCAACGGGGTTGTGTGCGGTGCAGCCACAGGTGTCCTGCGGATATTCCACATCCACATGGACTACAAAGCTAGCATCGTGCCGGCTGACACGGTCATCAACTCGACACTAGCGGTCACCTGGTACTCTGCGGGTCGGCGCGATCAGGATAACGTATTCAACTGCACTACCGACGAGAATCCGGTGAGCTGGCGTGAAACCCAGGTTCAGCTGGAAGAGTGGAAGGATCGCATCCCGTTCGAGAAGTCCCTGTGGATCACGACATACAACACAACCCGGTACGAGCTGGTGTGGGACTTCTTGTCGATCTTCTACCATATCCTCCCGGCACTGCTGTTCGATGCCGTGCTGAAGTTGCGTGGCCAAAAGCCGCAGGTGCTGAAGCTGTACCAGAAGGTGCACCGTTTCTCGGCAGTGTTACGCTTCTTCACCAACAACGAGTGGTGTTTCCGGACGGAGCGTATGCGCCAGGTGTTGGACACGATGACGACCGACGATCAGCGGTACTTCCCGTGTGACACGAAAGCGATCTGTTGGAACGACTTCCTAGACGATCAGATCAAGGGCTTGCGGCAGTACTTGATGCGGGATCCGTGGAGTACGCTCGAGAAGTCACTCCGTCGGCATCGGATGCGTATGCTAATGCATCGctgcctgctgctggtgttgtaCGGTGCGATGGCTTACGTGATCGTACGTCTGCTGCACGCATTCGGGCTTTTGGATTTTGAAGGGCTGTTTGAACCCGCCAACGACGAATGCCCGGAAGTGATCGCTGTTTGAATCATTCGCATTGGTTAGGGTTTTTGGGAGGTATCGGTCACGAACCGACCTGTATCACATGATCATCTCATCTTTCACGTGGAATAAGCTGTGCATAAATAAACCGTATGTGATCGAACAGCCAAAGCCCTTAAAAACCGTTTGAAGCCTTCGAAAGGGCGTCGTTCTTCACGCCGGTTTGGGCGTTCAGCTCGTCGCCTTTTTTGAATATCATTGAAATTCATCATCGGTCTTGTTCGGTGAGACGATGGACCAGGACCGGGCACCAACATCTGACCGTCTCGATGGTTCTTCTCCGTAACGAGACGATCGTAAAACGAGATGCCAACAAGACGTGTCATTTGCCAACGACCGAGTGGTTTCGATTCTCCAGTCCTCGAGCGTATTACTTAACCGCGTGAACATCGGCGAGTCTGGCGGAAAACCGTGCCCGCGGGAGTGCGACACCTTGTCTTCGCTCTTGCTACGTTTGTCATTatcacacccccccccccactgtACCCTCCTTCTCTCTCAAACGTCCCCTGTCTGTCTGGCGGGCAAATGGCATGTTCGAGTTATATTTTTCACGGTCATAAAATGACTGATGGCGTTGAGTGGCGACGGTCGAAAATTATCCTTTTGCGCGATGATATAAAAATCTAAATCAACCTTCCTCCTGCTTTGatccccttccccccccccccttcccaaGGTTGGCGGGGTGTGGAAAAGGGCAGAGCGGAAGGAGGACATCTGCGATACGCGACCGCTAATGACAGCTGTAATTGGTGCGGAGCGATAAATGAGGAGAAATTGCCCAACCGTCGATGGGATGCACAAGCTGAAGGTCAAGATCGCAGCAACCCAGATCGCCCCGGTCGCGGTCGTGATCCTTGAAGAAGGGACgaagcaaagagagagagagagagagagagagcgagaaggagtGGGAAACAAGTAACCAAATTTGGTAGCACCGTGAGACAGACACATCATAATGTTATGCTTTTGTCCCCAAAATTTCGGTCGTCCCAAAAATGGTGCGTGCGTTGGTGCGGAAGGTTCGTTTTCCTTAGGCGAGTCAGGTAACAAGGGTGGGCGCTGCacttttctcgcttcctcGTCACAGCCATCGAACGCGCGCAGAAAAGGCAATAATTTGTAGCAAATAGTAGCAGTCGGACAGCCGAGGAGTCGGGCGTTGCATTAGAGATGCAAAGTGTTCGCCTTGCCCGTCATCTTGGTGATCCCTTTGCCTCCTTCTTAGCTTGCCCTGTACACCGCTCGCCCCCTACACTCCCGGCTCCCGGGCTCttagaataaaacaaaacatgggcaaacacacacggccgcacgcacacacgaggTGTAACATTTCCGAGCGACAGGAAAACGAATCGAAAGGCGTTAGAAAAAGTTGCTAGACGCTGCAACGCACAGAAGGGCGCACAGCATGGGCGTCCCCGCTTCCCCCTCCCTCTCCtcttttccttcaccgaaGCCTCCATCCGTGGCCCGGAACCGGCCTGCAGCCCGAGGCTCGACGGCGTGTCTGGCGCAAGAACGCACTCGCG encodes:
- the LOC128724793 gene encoding fatty acyl-CoA reductase wat-like, which translates into the protein MASLDEFRTYRSPLKDFYEGKHVLLTGGSGFLGKLLIEKLIKCNVAEILLILRCKKGLSPTERLEQLLGKESVFVNYAKDPQLYLSKIRLIQGDISEIGVGIANDDLAYIYERTNIIIHAAADVRFDESLKESVQTNVRGTQEMLMIAEKCSQLEIFTYISTAFSHCVLRVIEEKFYEPPIDPTLLIKVSEKEQDADDFEMLSKKIIKPWPNTYAFTKSLSEEIVRRYRNKLPVAIIRPSIITTTKEDPFAGWTDNLYGFNGVVCGAATGVLRIFHIHMDYKASIVPADTVINSTLAVTWYSAGRRDQDNVFNCTTDENPVSWRETQVQLEEWKDRIPFEKSLWITTYNTTRYELVWDFLSIFYHILPALLFDAVLKLRGQKPQVLKLYQKVHRFSAVLRFFTNNEWCFRTERMRQVLDTMTTDDQRYFPCDTKAICWNDFLDDQIKGLRQYLMRDPWSTLEKSLRRHRMRMLMHRCLLLVLYGAMAYVIVRLLHAFGLLDFEGLFEPANDECPEVIAV